A single window of Bacteroidales bacterium DNA harbors:
- a CDS encoding ATP-binding cassette domain-containing protein has protein sequence MLAINNLSHHYTGEDLFSGISLHFHKGERVGVVGKNGCGKTTLLNIIAGFLSPEEGSISYPSDYKIGFLQQSMQTLKNDTLINEAKLAIPEIINLNKEFDDINIRITEIYDYNSEKYFNYINRLEEISHRLEMLDAARYDELVERTLLGLGFFRTDFNRNINEFSGGWKMRVELAKILISEPEILLLDEPTNHLDIESIRWLESYLMQYSGIVLTVSHDRLFLDNTSTRTIEVTSQKVFDFNGSYSKFSEWRDEMIESQMAAISNQAREIEHIKNFIERFRYKSSKAKQVQSKIKLLDKIDNVEIEYKDTTSITFSFPKAPPSGRVVVEANSLSKSYGDLTVFRDLEFAILKGESVAFIGKNGEGKSTLAKIITGNETFEGNMTIGHNVNIGYFAQNQAELLDPSKTVYQTMDDIAVGDVRKQIRSILGGFLFKGEDIDKKVSVLSGGEKTRLAIACMLLNPFNLLIMDEPTNHLDMLSKDILKHALLHYGGTMIIVSHDRDFLSGLTDKVFDFHNHTIKQYTGGIEEYLQRNKITSLDDLSLRRSTSSASKKGNKISGNKISYEERKEIERQKKKVERQIAVYEEKMVKLEEELKLLEIEMNNGTSDESVFKKYGDIKKELDEVISLWEEIYMKINNQ, from the coding sequence ACTCAATATTATAGCCGGTTTTCTAAGTCCGGAAGAAGGTAGTATTTCGTATCCTTCAGATTACAAAATCGGCTTTCTACAACAAAGTATGCAAACTCTTAAAAACGATACTTTGATTAATGAAGCAAAGCTTGCCATTCCGGAAATTATTAATTTGAATAAAGAATTCGATGATATAAATATTAGAATTACTGAAATTTACGATTATAATTCCGAAAAATACTTTAATTATATAAATCGGTTGGAGGAAATTTCACACCGATTGGAAATGCTTGATGCTGCCCGATATGATGAATTGGTTGAAAGAACTTTGCTCGGATTAGGCTTTTTTCGAACCGATTTTAATCGCAATATCAATGAATTCAGCGGCGGCTGGAAAATGAGGGTTGAGCTTGCAAAGATTCTTATATCGGAGCCGGAAATTCTTCTTCTTGATGAGCCTACAAATCATCTTGATATTGAAAGTATTAGATGGCTTGAAAGTTATTTGATGCAATATAGCGGAATTGTACTAACCGTTTCGCACGATAGACTTTTTCTTGATAATACAAGTACGCGAACAATCGAAGTAACTTCCCAAAAAGTTTTTGATTTCAACGGATCATATTCTAAATTTTCCGAATGGCGTGATGAAATGATTGAAAGCCAGATGGCCGCAATATCAAATCAGGCTAGAGAAATTGAGCATATCAAAAACTTTATCGAAAGGTTTAGATATAAATCTTCCAAAGCAAAACAAGTGCAATCTAAAATTAAACTTCTTGATAAGATTGATAATGTTGAGATTGAGTATAAAGATACTACTTCTATAACTTTTTCATTTCCGAAGGCTCCGCCAAGCGGAAGAGTGGTTGTTGAAGCAAATTCACTTTCTAAGTCTTACGGAGATTTGACTGTTTTTAGGGATCTCGAATTTGCAATTTTAAAAGGAGAATCGGTAGCATTTATAGGCAAGAACGGTGAAGGAAAATCTACCTTGGCGAAAATAATTACCGGTAATGAAACTTTCGAAGGAAACATGACTATCGGTCATAATGTAAACATCGGTTATTTTGCACAAAATCAAGCTGAGCTCTTGGATCCGAGTAAAACGGTTTATCAAACAATGGATGATATTGCCGTAGGAGATGTTAGGAAGCAGATTAGATCAATATTGGGCGGATTTTTATTTAAGGGTGAAGATATTGATAAAAAGGTTTCGGTACTTTCAGGTGGAGAAAAGACAAGGTTGGCAATTGCCTGTATGTTGCTGAATCCTTTCAATCTTTTGATTATGGATGAGCCGACGAACCATCTTGATATGCTTTCTAAGGATATTCTTAAACATGCTTTGTTGCATTACGGCGGTACAATGATTATAGTTTCTCACGATAGGGATTTTTTATCGGGATTAACAGATAAGGTTTTTGATTTTCACAATCATACTATTAAACAATATACAGGCGGTATTGAAGAATATCTTCAAAGAAACAAAATAACTTCTTTGGATGATTTATCATTACGAAGATCAACTTCATCCGCAAGCAAAAAAGGCAATAAGATTTCCGGAAACAAAATATCTTATGAGGAACGCAAGGAAATTGAGCGTCAAAAGAAGAAAGTAGAAAGACAGATCGCTGTTTATGAAGAAAAAATGGTGAAATTAGAAGAAGAGTTAAAACTTCTTGAAATTGAAATGAATAATGGTACTTCCGATGAGTCTGTCTTTAAGAAATACGGAGATATAAAAAAGGAACTTGATGAGGTAATTTCTTTATGGGAAGAAATTTACATGAAAATAAATAATCAATAA
- a CDS encoding polyprenyl synthetase family protein, which produces MLSHNQIFDIFNKELDKLYDKSSDVAIQLQSSNLYEPVKYALQQGGKRIRPIMLLLSCEACGGNIIDAIYPAIGLEIFHNFTLVHDDIMDNASVRRGKPTVCNKWNNNIAILSGDTLFALAIKFVTMTRDELIKPILEQFCKTSIEVCEGQQFDMDFETMPNISIYEYIEMIRLKTAVMFASALKIGAMIAGKPLKTQEALYKYGEFVGLAFQIMDDYLDVYGDSNVFGKKTGGDIICCKKSYLYLKAMEVADDEMKLHLRTIYEDTNIDPAKKVKTVVDIFNILNVKEIAIEAISCNKKRAQECLDSAELDTQSKKVIEDYCNELFVRES; this is translated from the coding sequence ATGTTAAGCCATAATCAAATTTTCGACATCTTTAATAAGGAACTTGATAAATTGTACGACAAGTCATCCGATGTTGCAATACAACTGCAATCATCAAATCTATACGAACCTGTGAAATATGCTTTGCAGCAAGGCGGGAAAAGAATTAGACCGATAATGCTTTTGCTTTCCTGCGAAGCCTGCGGCGGAAATATTATTGACGCGATTTATCCGGCAATCGGATTGGAAATATTTCATAATTTCACACTTGTTCACGACGATATAATGGATAATGCGTCGGTGAGAAGAGGCAAACCCACTGTTTGCAATAAATGGAATAATAATATTGCTATTCTATCCGGCGATACTTTATTTGCTCTCGCTATTAAATTTGTTACAATGACTCGCGATGAGCTTATAAAACCTATTTTGGAACAATTTTGCAAAACTTCTATTGAAGTCTGTGAAGGACAACAGTTTGATATGGATTTTGAAACAATGCCGAATATATCAATTTATGAATATATTGAAATGATAAGATTAAAAACCGCAGTAATGTTTGCTTCCGCTTTGAAAATCGGTGCAATGATTGCCGGAAAACCTTTGAAAACACAAGAAGCTCTATATAAATACGGTGAATTTGTCGGTTTGGCGTTTCAAATTATGGATGACTATCTCGACGTTTACGGCGACAGCAATGTGTTTGGGAAAAAAACCGGAGGAGATATTATCTGTTGTAAAAAATCATATTTATATCTTAAGGCTATGGAGGTTGCTGATGATGAAATGAAGCTTCATCTTCGCACAATCTATGAAGATACAAATATAGATCCTGCAAAGAAGGTTAAAACTGTTGTTGATATATTCAATATCCTTAATGTTAAAGAAATTGCTATCGAAGCAATCAGTTGCAATAAAAAACGCGCCCAGGAATGTTTAGACTCCGCAGAATTAGATACGCAAAGTAAAAAAGTAATTGAGGATTACTGCAATGAACTGTTTGTAAGGGAAAGCTAA
- a CDS encoding TIGR01212 family radical SAM protein (This family includes YhcC from E. coli K-12, an uncharacterized radical SAM protein.) — translation MLKRYNSYPDYFKSVFGERVQKLSINAGFTCPNRDGTCGIGGCTFCNALAFNPSYCDTKKTVTEQMTEGQIFHLTRYRRATKYLAYFQTFSNTHANIDALEKLFKEALDFPNTIGIVIGTRPDCIDKEKLDLIESIAKKYYVKLEFGIESTYDSTLERINRGHNFKTTVDAINATSERENIHIGGHLIFGLPEESMEMILNQASIISELPIETIKFHQLQIMKETLMAVDYLKNPDNYYFYELDEYLDLIVKFIEHLNPETVIERIASEVPPRFLLLPPKWDIRYDEVLRRFENKLVTYNTYQGRLYNSNKK, via the coding sequence ATGTTGAAGAGATATAACTCATACCCCGATTATTTCAAATCCGTTTTTGGAGAAAGAGTTCAAAAACTTTCTATAAACGCCGGATTTACTTGTCCGAACCGCGACGGAACCTGCGGTATCGGCGGATGTACTTTTTGTAATGCCCTTGCATTCAATCCGTCATACTGCGATACAAAAAAAACTGTTACGGAACAAATGACGGAAGGACAAATTTTTCACCTCACAAGGTATCGCAGGGCAACTAAGTATCTCGCATATTTTCAAACATTTTCAAACACACATGCGAATATTGACGCTCTTGAAAAACTTTTCAAAGAAGCCCTTGATTTTCCAAATACTATCGGAATTGTAATTGGTACACGTCCTGATTGTATTGATAAAGAAAAACTCGACCTTATAGAATCTATTGCTAAGAAATATTATGTAAAGTTGGAGTTCGGAATTGAATCAACTTATGATTCGACTTTGGAAAGGATTAACCGCGGACATAACTTTAAAACTACTGTTGATGCTATAAATGCAACTTCGGAACGAGAAAACATACATATAGGCGGGCATCTTATTTTCGGCTTACCGGAAGAAAGTATGGAAATGATTTTAAATCAGGCTTCAATCATTTCCGAACTTCCGATAGAAACAATCAAATTTCATCAATTACAAATAATGAAAGAAACATTGATGGCTGTTGATTATTTAAAGAATCCGGATAATTATTATTTTTACGAATTGGATGAATATTTAGATTTGATTGTAAAATTTATTGAGCATCTAAATCCGGAAACAGTTATAGAACGTATTGCCAGTGAAGTTCCTCCGAGATTTTTACTTCTCCCGCCCAAATGGGATATCCGTTACGATGAAGTATTACGCCGTTTTGAAAATAAATTAGTAACTTACAACACTTATCAAGGCAGATTATATAATTCAAACAAAAAATGA
- a CDS encoding YjjG family noncanonical pyrimidine nucleotidase, translating into MKYTTLFFDLDNTLWDFDKNYFTALSDIYKLYKLDQYCNLEEFLSVYQIHNHKAWDLYKKNLISSEEVKINRFINTFEELGIIINENDIKSIGNDYLDILSQKTNIFPNVKESLDQLRKYFKLHIISNGFIDVQINKLKNCGLIHYFDQIITSEAVGYKKPDARIFEYALKITNTPKHEAIYIGDEFETDIIGTNNADIDSVWFNPKNSESTDERVKATFEVKSFNELLEIFTF; encoded by the coding sequence ATGAAATATACTACTTTATTTTTCGATTTAGACAACACTCTCTGGGATTTCGATAAAAATTATTTTACGGCTTTATCCGACATTTATAAATTATATAAATTAGACCAATATTGTAATCTTGAAGAATTTTTATCGGTTTATCAGATCCACAATCATAAAGCCTGGGATTTATACAAAAAAAATTTAATCTCCTCCGAGGAAGTTAAAATCAATAGATTTATAAATACATTTGAAGAGCTCGGAATTATTATAAATGAAAATGATATTAAATCAATCGGCAATGATTATTTAGATATTCTGTCACAGAAAACAAACATTTTCCCGAATGTAAAAGAAAGTTTAGATCAACTTAGAAAGTATTTTAAACTTCATATTATATCTAACGGGTTCATCGACGTACAAATCAACAAACTCAAAAACTGCGGATTAATTCATTACTTCGATCAAATCATAACATCCGAAGCAGTCGGTTACAAAAAACCGGATGCCCGCATTTTTGAATACGCTTTAAAAATAACTAATACTCCTAAACATGAGGCGATATATATCGGTGATGAATTCGAAACAGATATTATCGGCACGAATAACGCTGATATAGACAGCGTTTGGTTCAATCCGAAAAATTCAGAATCTACCGACGAGAGAGTTAAAGCAACATTTGAAGTGAAGAGTTTTAATGAACTATTGGAAATATTTACTTTTTAA